caaaaagaaagattttTAGCCATGTATAAAATACTTTGTACATATTCAATTTCTCGTTTTAATTGTTTATTGTGGAAAGGTAGATAACTAGAAAAATTTTCTGTCAAATCTAGCACCACTATAAGCCtttgtattttgtttcttttttggtTTCTCACGGTGTTTTCCAGTTCAACAAGAGATTACAGATTAAAACTCCATTTAAAAGTCTACTAATGGCCAACAAATGGCTGTatacataaaacaaaattcGAATTCTTGACATTTGTTTAAGCAGACAAATGAGCTAACCTAATGAACAAGCTTGAGGACCCACTGCATTTGATGTAACTTCTACAAGTTCTTAATTTCTGATATTCAAAATCATTAGGAGGTAGTTGAATACTAAAGTTCATGCCAATCCCACACTAACACATCGAGAaggaaaagaacaaaaacaaacagAAATATTAATGATGATATTGTACACAGAACAATGACTTTGAAAGTCAATAATCATACAGAAATCATCGgccattcttcttatttttctacttcAAGATGCTTTGTCCATCAGCTGAATTGGAGTCAGAATATTTGATTTGCTTGTCTCCACAAGGCAACCATTCATGACCATTTCCTCCAACATAAAATGCGCTTTTTCTAAATGGAACATGATATCTAGTTCACACTGTAAGAAGAAAAGAGACATAGCAACATATTTATTTAATGGGAAATCTACTTTCAGAAAATGGACGAAAATGGCAGAACAATGATTTGTAATGTAGGTTTCAAAGATAAAACTAGGAAactaaataactataaaaaccCATAGACTCCTATTCTTACCACATTGCCAAAATGACGGTCCATGGTTTCAACTAATAGATGTATGAATTCCAAAATAGCAAGCTCGTTCTGCAACAGTATCCATAGAAGAAGAATATGTAATCAAGCATACTTTCAAACTACAGTCTATAACTATGTTTTACAGAAAAAGTTGGATATTTTCACAAGATTAATAATTTCCAcgttttcttattttattgaaATGCCCTCTCCTCTTCTTTTGGACAAGCAAAATCTTCCTTTATGTTTTGGATGCAGATGACAAAGCAGTGAGTAGTTAGTTACATGATTTGTTGTTTTCAAATTCATTCATTCCtcaaaccaaataaaataagaCATGGAGAAAAATTTATTTACCTCATCGTCATCAACTCCAACTAAGAAAAACAAAGATGCATAGCGCCTATATACAATTTTGTAGTTGCGGTGCTCAACAAATGAACACTGTCATCAAGAAAATGCATCAATTATACTTTGAACAGCATCAACAGTAAGGTAAGTCAGATATTTGCAATAGACTAAATGCTTGTCAAGACAAATGTAAGCGTGTTAGGAGACAGATATTAGTTGTGGAATGCTGTCATATTAGTTAGACCAATAACCAATTAGAGAGTTTATACCCCTTTAGGAAATTGGTTACTTTTAGTAATGACTGATTCCTATATATAGTAGGTTTTTTTGACAGTATAAGTAGTTGATTCTATTATTAGTATTGTCTGTAATTCGTATTAGGTTTCTGATATTCAATCAATAATTTAAGGTTATTCAGTGTAATATGAATTCTTTCTTCCTCCATCTGCTCTTATTGACCGCTTCTGTCCACAGTTTTGGCTTGTACTCATTACACATAGAAGGCACACTTACACTAGCATGAATTATGTAATAAgtaatttcaaaacaaaaatataacaatttctAAGATTGATATACTTCagctaaaaaattaaaagaataaaatagatGTATAACACATTGCAGAAAATAAGAGGCTAGAAAAATATACATACATACTCCTACACTCCTGGGCATCCTGGTAACCCAGGCAACTCAATTTAAGCTAATAATTGAAATGGCTTCACCAACTCACAGGAACTTTGTAATGCCTAAATCAGAAATTGCTAAGAAAAATAGCCAAGTGCTTAATTCCTTAGGCATATGATAAGACTCCTCAATGCAGTTGGAGTATGCTAACCACAAAAGTATTAACAATGGTGTATATAATCACAACAAGCTAAGCAAATGCTTCTATGCATAATAGTAATCTAGGCTTCAGAGGCTTGAATATGTCCACATTGGATAGAAATCCTTGCGATATTCGCATATGATGGCAACCGATCTCGGGACAAAATACCTATTAACACACCCTTTGGAACATACAGACTGAAACTGGAGTTTAACTCCTCCACAAAGTCAGAAAGTAAGGATTAACCACTCTCAGATTATTTAGTGGGACCCATACACATTAAAACTTATTGATCAAAACATTAATCTCTCTCACTTTCTTGCTTTACAAACCTTTTCAGTCCTCACTTTAGAtgatcaaaattcaaatcccAAAAACTACATTTTGATAAGGTTCCATGCTGATACAGATATAACAATGAACTTAACTACATATACCAGAGcacaaattctaaaatttacaACATGCAATTAACACAATGTGTCACAAACAGGCCTTTAAAATCTTATAATGTCAATCCAAATCATCattatcaattaattgaatttcTTCTTCAAGCATCAGGAAAATCCTATCATAACGAGGCTTAGGCTAGGTTAGATTTCCCTAATCCAATTCCTATACAACCCAGCACCTGaatctaaaaaattatgaaaaccaacGTAGATCTAAATCAATTATGATCGTGTGTTCTGAGAACTAGATATCGAATTGCTCAGAATGCGATTAAAGTCGGTAAATTTCGATGAGCATGTGAAAGGGGGATTAGGGTTAGTACCTGGTGTTCGTTACGAGCGAGGCATTTGCGAACGATTTCACCTTCAAGGGCTCGTCTTTCTTCGAGAGTGAGGTATTCGTAGTATTGGGCAAGTCGCGTT
The Arachis duranensis cultivar V14167 chromosome 5, aradu.V14167.gnm2.J7QH, whole genome shotgun sequence genome window above contains:
- the LOC107490168 gene encoding AP-4 complex subunit sigma; this translates as MGIRFVLMVNKQGQTRLAQYYEYLTLEERRALEGEIVRKCLARNEHQCSFVEHRNYKIVYRRYASLFFLVGVDDDENELAILEFIHLLVETMDRHFGNVCELDIMFHLEKAHFMLEEMVMNGCLVETSKSNILTPIQLMDKAS